The Candidatus Zixiibacteriota bacterium genome window below encodes:
- a CDS encoding Na/Pi symporter: protein MAAHPATVPDPRSSASSPWGLVLRVFILLGLLYMFMLSITMLGAAFKLMGKGVAESILQATSNPMVGLMIGLLSTAIIQSSSTTTSIVVGMVGTAALSFDNAVPIIMGANIGTTITNVLVSLAHISRGDEFRRAFAGSTVHDFFNICTVIVLFPLERAFGIISYSSHVVEKLFRGTGGLTFTSPIADITNPVCTTLAHVLADNGWVVAVVALVMLFVALRYIVVVLKDMVLSKVERFFDRYVFRNSALGFLLGIVLTVLVQSSSITTSLIVPLIGAGVLSMHQIFPYVLGANVGTTVTAFLASLAVGSHEAVSIAFAHLLFNAYGIVIFWPLKRVPIFLAETLAKWTQRSRLVPILYIATVFFIIPAVIIYFAG from the coding sequence ATGGCGGCTCACCCCGCGACCGTCCCTGATCCGAGGTCTTCAGCATCCAGTCCGTGGGGACTGGTTCTTCGCGTTTTCATTCTTCTGGGTCTTTTGTACATGTTCATGCTGTCCATCACTATGCTTGGGGCGGCGTTCAAGCTGATGGGCAAGGGGGTGGCGGAGTCGATTCTGCAGGCGACCTCGAATCCCATGGTGGGCTTGATGATAGGGCTTCTATCGACGGCCATCATACAGTCATCGTCGACGACAACATCGATAGTGGTGGGAATGGTCGGCACAGCGGCCCTTTCGTTTGACAACGCCGTCCCGATTATCATGGGCGCAAATATCGGAACCACGATTACAAACGTGCTGGTGTCGCTGGCGCATATTTCGCGCGGCGATGAGTTCCGGCGGGCATTCGCCGGATCGACCGTCCATGATTTCTTCAATATCTGTACGGTGATTGTTCTGTTTCCACTGGAACGAGCGTTTGGGATAATCTCTTATTCTTCGCACGTGGTGGAGAAGCTGTTTCGGGGAACGGGGGGGCTGACGTTTACGTCGCCGATCGCCGATATCACCAATCCCGTCTGCACCACGCTCGCGCACGTTTTGGCGGACAACGGGTGGGTGGTGGCGGTTGTTGCGCTGGTGATGTTGTTCGTGGCGCTTCGTTATATCGTCGTCGTCCTGAAGGATATGGTGCTGTCGAAGGTTGAGCGATTCTTCGATCGGTACGTGTTCCGAAACAGTGCGTTGGGATTTTTGCTGGGGATCGTGTTGACGGTTCTGGTGCAGTCGTCATCGATCACGACATCGTTGATCGTGCCGTTGATTGGCGCGGGTGTGCTGTCGATGCACCAGATTTTCCCTTACGTGCTGGGGGCCAATGTGGGGACGACGGTGACGGCATTTTTGGCGTCATTGGCGGTGGGGTCGCACGAGGCGGTCAGTATCGCGTTCGCGCACCTGCTCTTCAACGCGTACGGGATCGTGATATTCTGGCCGTTGAAACGAGTTCCGATATTCCTTGCGGAGACGCTGGCAAAGTGGACGCAGCGAAGCAGGCTGGTTCCGATCTTGTATATTGCGACAGTGTTTTTTATTATTCCGGCAGTCATAATCTATTTCGCGGGATGA
- a CDS encoding PhoU domain-containing protein encodes MFKKFKELFSSENLLDTAFDTTVKMLEFDRQMYQASRDSLRDSNTNELPFDVRQMDRRINKYEREVRRNVLTHLTIAGIANLVPGMVLVSVVVDVERIGDYTKNIVDLAKLHQAKLHGGPFEQTLVKLEALVKQHFDMIVPVLREQNKDAAREIMRAEDQFGKEAEGIVSELVQSGSPQLSVGDAVSVALYARYLKRINAHLTNIASAIVNPFPRISFREKPGQAD; translated from the coding sequence ATGTTCAAGAAATTCAAGGAGCTGTTCAGTTCAGAGAACCTGCTCGATACGGCGTTTGACACCACGGTCAAGATGCTGGAGTTCGACCGCCAGATGTACCAGGCGTCGCGTGACAGCCTTCGCGACAGCAACACCAACGAGCTGCCGTTCGATGTGAGGCAGATGGACCGCCGGATCAATAAGTACGAGCGGGAGGTGCGCCGGAACGTCCTTACGCACTTGACGATCGCCGGCATTGCAAATCTCGTTCCGGGGATGGTGTTGGTGTCGGTGGTTGTCGATGTCGAGCGAATCGGGGATTACACGAAGAACATTGTCGACCTGGCGAAGCTTCACCAGGCGAAGCTGCACGGCGGGCCGTTTGAGCAGACGCTTGTCAAATTGGAGGCGCTTGTCAAACAGCATTTCGACATGATCGTGCCGGTGCTTCGAGAGCAAAACAAGGATGCAGCGAGAGAAATCATGCGGGCGGAAGACCAGTTCGGCAAGGAGGCGGAGGGTATCGTATCGGAACTGGTCCAGAGCGGCAGTCCGCAGTTGAGCGTCGGTGACGCGGTGTCCGTGGCGTTGTACGCCCGGTACCTCAAGCGGATCAACGCCCACCTGACCAATATTGCGAGCGCCATCGTCAATCCGTTCCCCCGGATCAGCTTCCGTGAAAAGCCCGGCCAGGCCGACTAG
- a CDS encoding CBS domain-containing protein — protein sequence MKLANLLMERRIRLGLRATTKDEAVRELLDMLKAEGVSFGYDAVLESVREREEIENTSYGHGFAFPHARTDAVSELFILIGISRPGIVETGVPEPVHVVCLLLTPSHIAKLYLQTLSGLARLARTTSILDRIMKIELPSDFIKLVSDTGVSIDKELSVRDVMRYKVASVTPDDTLKDVANAMFRYRLSALAVVDHSNRLVGVINDRDLIKAALPDYKSLISNLNYSIDVEPFEELLKQEDKIKVSQLYREDYETTTPDTRIVEVAAMMIFKDVKRVFVIEEGNLVGVLLRKDIVNMIIRG from the coding sequence GTGAAACTGGCCAATCTTCTGATGGAACGTCGGATCAGGCTCGGCCTCCGCGCCACCACCAAGGACGAGGCGGTTCGCGAGTTGCTGGACATGCTCAAAGCCGAGGGAGTGTCGTTCGGATACGACGCCGTCCTCGAGTCTGTCCGCGAACGCGAAGAAATCGAAAACACCTCGTACGGCCACGGCTTCGCGTTTCCCCACGCCCGTACCGACGCCGTCTCCGAGTTGTTCATCCTCATAGGCATCTCCCGGCCCGGTATCGTCGAGACCGGCGTCCCCGAACCCGTGCACGTGGTCTGCCTCCTGCTTACCCCGTCCCATATCGCCAAATTGTATCTCCAGACCCTCTCCGGGCTGGCGCGTCTCGCGCGAACGACGTCAATACTCGATCGCATCATGAAGATCGAATTGCCTTCCGATTTCATCAAACTCGTCTCCGACACCGGCGTTTCCATTGACAAAGAACTCTCGGTCCGCGATGTCATGCGCTACAAGGTGGCCAGCGTTACACCCGATGACACGCTCAAGGACGTGGCCAACGCCATGTTCCGCTACCGCCTCTCGGCGCTGGCCGTCGTTGACCACAGCAATCGCCTGGTTGGCGTGATCAACGACCGCGACCTCATCAAGGCCGCTCTGCCGGATTACAAATCGCTCATTTCGAACCTGAATTACTCTATCGATGTCGAGCCCTTCGAGGAGCTGCTCAAACAGGAAGACAAAATCAAAGTCTCCCAGCTCTACCGCGAGGATTACGAAACCACAACCCCCGATACCCGCATCGTGGAAGTGGCCGCCATGATGATTTTCAAGGACGTCAAGCGCGTCTTTGTCATCGAGGAAGGCAACCTCGTCGGCGTGCTGCTCCGCAAGGACATCGTCAATATGATCATCCGGGGCTGA
- a CDS encoding DUF502 domain-containing protein, whose protein sequence is MNIIRSLLDIIKRYFVSGVLIVVPLILTYLILRLFFDAVDGILGPVILKIFGYYVPGLGLVATLLLILLAGVITRNFIGARLYDYGERVLVRLPLVRPIYSSAKQLLQAMTATQNAGFSEVALVAYPRKGSYSMCFVAGRTQMEQDGAMVDSIIAYVPSTPTPVSGMVVVVPETDVILLDMTVEEGIKFIVSGGVASPAILRRRAPGGQSADSEDKS, encoded by the coding sequence ATGAACATCATTCGCTCACTACTTGACATCATCAAGCGGTACTTCGTCAGCGGCGTACTGATCGTCGTTCCGCTGATTCTGACCTACCTCATTCTGCGCCTGTTTTTCGATGCGGTTGACGGCATTCTCGGACCGGTCATCCTGAAGATTTTCGGATACTACGTTCCGGGGCTGGGGCTGGTCGCCACGCTGTTGCTGATTTTGCTGGCCGGTGTGATTACGCGCAACTTCATCGGCGCTCGTCTCTATGATTACGGTGAGCGCGTGCTGGTGCGGCTGCCGCTCGTGCGGCCGATCTACTCGTCGGCCAAGCAACTGCTGCAGGCCATGACCGCGACGCAAAACGCCGGTTTCAGCGAGGTGGCCCTCGTGGCGTACCCGCGAAAAGGATCGTACTCGATGTGTTTTGTGGCCGGACGAACGCAAATGGAGCAAGACGGAGCGATGGTCGATTCCATTATCGCCTACGTGCCGTCAACCCCGACGCCCGTTTCAGGTATGGTTGTGGTTGTGCCCGAAACCGATGTCATTCTGCTCGATATGACCGTCGAGGAAGGTATTAAATTCATTGTCTCCGGCGGCGTCGCGTCGCCTGCGATACTGCGACGTCGCGCGCCCGGTGGACAATCCGCAGACAGTGAGGATAAATCGTGA
- a CDS encoding NADH-quinone oxidoreductase subunit N, whose translation MDFQLPPVNLRVMAPELVLFVWALATIAYDLLTKRRSGTTTGYVAMLGLLVTGVVLAVTPEGAGFGAMFYNDAGSLFFKVIFIGAAFMAIGSSFGSLEQRIQHHRGEFFGLIMLSTVGMMFLASSNELLSLYIGLELTTIPLFVCAAFFKDNRLSVEAGVKYLIVGAFSSALLLYGISFLYGLSGTTDLLQMRVNIATTHLTFREIGLLPMLGIVLLVAGLGFKLALPPFHQWAPDVYEGAPTPVAAFLSVGSKAAGLVAFAKIMINGLQVFYEHVMAPNDWGVLVGVLAAAAMIWGNVAAVRQTNIKRMLAFSSIAQAGYIMIGMLALNDIGLASVSFYMFTYLFANMGAFAVVAIFEDKTGSTQISSYGGLARTAPFYSACMSVFMLSLAGIPPLAGFFAKYYVFAAAIKMAGSNEVHTWLYWLVGIGLITSVFALYYYANVIKTMYFATEESPYALPMSMPGFAVVLIGLVGVILFGLYPSPIMEFASGIPAAFGLLVP comes from the coding sequence ATGGACTTCCAGCTTCCTCCAGTTAATCTGCGCGTGATGGCCCCCGAGCTGGTGCTGTTCGTCTGGGCGCTGGCGACCATTGCGTACGACCTGCTGACAAAGCGCCGCTCGGGAACGACCACCGGTTACGTCGCGATGCTCGGTCTTCTGGTGACCGGTGTCGTATTGGCGGTGACGCCTGAAGGCGCCGGTTTTGGCGCCATGTTCTATAACGACGCCGGCTCGCTCTTCTTCAAGGTCATCTTTATCGGGGCGGCGTTTATGGCGATCGGATCCTCATTCGGATCACTCGAACAGAGAATCCAGCACCATCGCGGCGAGTTCTTCGGGCTGATCATGCTGTCGACTGTCGGCATGATGTTCCTGGCGTCCTCCAACGAACTGCTGTCGCTCTACATTGGACTGGAACTGACCACTATCCCGCTCTTCGTGTGCGCCGCCTTCTTCAAGGACAACCGGCTGTCAGTTGAGGCGGGCGTGAAGTACCTGATTGTCGGCGCCTTTTCGTCGGCGCTGCTGCTGTACGGGATCTCCTTCCTTTACGGCCTGTCCGGTACGACCGACCTGCTCCAAATGCGCGTCAACATAGCGACCACGCACCTGACGTTCCGCGAAATCGGTCTGCTGCCCATGCTTGGTATCGTGCTGCTGGTTGCCGGCCTCGGCTTCAAGCTTGCGTTGCCGCCGTTCCATCAGTGGGCTCCCGATGTCTATGAAGGCGCGCCGACTCCGGTCGCCGCTTTCCTGTCGGTCGGTTCGAAGGCCGCCGGCCTCGTCGCCTTCGCCAAAATCATGATTAATGGTCTTCAGGTCTTCTACGAGCATGTCATGGCCCCCAATGACTGGGGCGTACTTGTCGGCGTCCTGGCCGCGGCCGCAATGATCTGGGGGAACGTCGCGGCCGTCCGGCAAACCAACATCAAACGCATGCTTGCGTTCTCATCGATCGCACAGGCCGGCTACATCATGATCGGCATGCTGGCCCTCAATGATATCGGGCTGGCGTCCGTTTCATTCTACATGTTCACCTACCTCTTCGCAAACATGGGCGCGTTCGCCGTGGTGGCGATCTTCGAGGACAAGACCGGCTCGACCCAGATCAGCAGCTACGGCGGCCTCGCTCGGACTGCGCCCTTTTACTCCGCCTGCATGTCGGTCTTTATGCTGTCACTCGCGGGCATTCCCCCGCTGGCGGGATTTTTCGCCAAATACTACGTCTTCGCCGCCGCCATCAAGATGGCCGGATCGAATGAGGTGCATACCTGGCTGTACTGGCTGGTGGGAATCGGACTGATCACGTCCGTCTTCGCGCTGTACTACTACGCCAACGTGATCAAGACGATGTATTTCGCCACCGAGGAGTCGCCTTACGCGCTGCCGATGTCAATGCCGGGTTTTGCCGTCGTCCTGATCGGGCTGGTGGGCGTTATCCTTTTCGGCCTCTATCCGAGCCCCATCATGGAATTCGCCTCAGGCATCCCCGCGGCGTTCGGCCTGCTGGTACCCTGA
- a CDS encoding NADH-quinone oxidoreductase subunit M has product MLSSLIFIPLAGMLLVMLLPKNAKWAIRWTSVAASIPPLVVSFWLLYDYYINHASSAAMAFVEGPFNWIPLLNVQYYLGADGISVPLLALTGLLSTISLLASFGIENRVKEYFAFFLLLESGMMGVFVALDFFLFYIFWEVMLVPMYFLIGVWGGPRKEYAAIKFFLYTLFGSIFMLVSILILYFTSEPHTLNMMELIESGSNLPHTLQLVCFAFFFIAFAIKVPVWPFHTWLPDAHVEAPTAVSVILAGVLLKMGTYGMLRISWPMFPDAVRYFSFWIALLGVIAIIYGALVSMAQKDLKKLVAYSSVSHMGYCMLALGAITSVQAIAGCMFQMISHGLITGALFLLVGVLYDRAHTREIALFGGLGSKLPIYTGIMVFFSMASLGLPGMSGFVSEFMIFVGSFSALNKVMVGIAVLGVVLGAAYMLRMVQNVFLGEFNLSRWGGLTEINFREIVTVAPLMVFTLWIGLYPKPLNELMQATLEHLVTLMAR; this is encoded by the coding sequence ATGCTCAGTTCGCTGATATTCATTCCGCTGGCGGGAATGCTCCTCGTGATGCTGCTGCCCAAAAACGCCAAATGGGCCATCCGATGGACTTCGGTCGCCGCGAGTATCCCCCCGCTGGTCGTCTCTTTCTGGCTGTTGTACGATTACTACATCAACCACGCTTCATCAGCGGCGATGGCGTTTGTGGAAGGCCCGTTCAACTGGATCCCGTTGCTTAACGTGCAGTATTACCTCGGCGCCGACGGCATCTCTGTGCCGCTGCTGGCGTTGACCGGCCTGTTGAGCACCATCTCGTTGCTGGCCTCGTTCGGGATTGAAAACCGCGTCAAGGAGTACTTCGCATTCTTCCTGCTCCTGGAATCGGGCATGATGGGCGTGTTTGTCGCGCTGGACTTCTTCCTGTTTTACATCTTCTGGGAAGTCATGCTGGTGCCGATGTATTTCCTGATCGGGGTGTGGGGGGGACCGCGCAAGGAGTATGCGGCCATCAAGTTCTTCCTGTATACCTTGTTCGGCTCGATTTTTATGCTGGTGTCCATCCTTATCCTGTACTTCACCTCCGAGCCGCACACCCTCAATATGATGGAACTGATCGAGTCCGGATCAAACCTGCCGCACACGCTCCAGCTGGTTTGCTTCGCGTTCTTCTTCATCGCGTTTGCGATCAAAGTCCCGGTCTGGCCCTTCCATACGTGGTTGCCCGACGCGCACGTCGAGGCGCCCACCGCGGTGTCGGTGATCCTCGCCGGCGTCCTGCTGAAAATGGGCACATACGGTATGCTCCGGATCAGCTGGCCGATGTTTCCTGATGCCGTGCGCTACTTCTCTTTCTGGATCGCCCTGCTCGGCGTGATCGCCATCATTTACGGCGCGCTGGTGTCCATGGCGCAGAAGGACCTCAAAAAACTCGTCGCGTATTCCTCGGTCTCCCATATGGGCTATTGCATGCTGGCGCTGGGCGCCATCACGTCCGTGCAGGCCATCGCCGGTTGCATGTTCCAGATGATCTCTCACGGCTTAATCACCGGCGCCCTGTTCCTTTTGGTGGGCGTGCTGTATGACCGCGCCCACACCCGTGAAATCGCACTGTTCGGAGGGCTCGGCTCCAAACTGCCTATCTACACCGGCATCATGGTCTTTTTCTCGATGGCGTCGCTCGGGCTCCCCGGCATGTCCGGGTTTGTCTCCGAGTTTATGATCTTTGTGGGCTCCTTCAGCGCCCTCAACAAAGTCATGGTTGGTATCGCCGTGCTGGGCGTGGTCCTGGGAGCCGCTTACATGCTTCGCATGGTGCAGAATGTCTTCCTCGGAGAATTCAACCTCTCCAGGTGGGGCGGATTGACCGAAATCAACTTCCGAGAGATAGTGACGGTGGCGCCGCTGATGGTGTTCACCCTGTGGATCGGCCTGTATCCCAAACCGCTCAACGAGCTGATGCAGGCTACGCTCGAACACCTCGTGACCCTGATGGCGCGGTAA
- the nuoL gene encoding NADH-quinone oxidoreductase subunit L: MTQYAYLIALVPLFSFVMIIFFLRWNEKLSAGWSIASILTSWLMSLAVLIETLGRHGVPYESYFYLTTFKGINFEIGILIDGLTAVMLMVVTTVASCVHIYSLGYMKDDPRFSRFFSYLSLFCFSMLGLVLANNFFMIFIFWELVGLTSYLLIGFWFEKKSASDAGKKAFITTRIGDLGFIVGLMMVGAYAGTFNYGGVFEKASTGQIPTAVLTVMAAFIFCGAIGKSAQFPLHVWLPDAMEGPTPVSALIHAATMVAAGVYLVARSMHLYVGAPDAAMFVATIGLITSFVAATIGLVQNDIKRILAYSTVSQLGYMIMALGLYGYDVGMNPHAHSAGFYAGTFHLMTHAFFKGLLFLAAGSVIHAVHTNDIQEMGGLLGKMKTTSVTFILASLSIAGIFPLAGFWSKDEIVATTHGHPIFNILTLVIAFMTSFYMFRLCFLTFFGKPRDHHRHEHAHESPRVMTWPLAFLAFLAVTAGWVGIPTLHGFSSFVFHGEPYHTSFHWDVMIISTIVAVGGIGLAYLIYYKQAISADRLAERFRPIHTFLYNKWYFDELYSLIIIRPILAFGRFLWTFDARIVDGAVNGTAWLTIVWSDIKMWFDTWIIDGAVNGSGWLVRQGSAMLRLIQNGAVQYYALFILAGVLVFVAYKYEAVHVALDWPWLSIIIVVALIALSFMAKRSAGREAAAETQTEK, translated from the coding sequence ATGACACAATATGCATACCTGATCGCGCTGGTTCCGCTGTTCTCGTTCGTCATGATCATCTTCTTCCTGCGATGGAACGAGAAGCTGTCTGCCGGATGGTCCATCGCCTCGATCCTGACTTCGTGGCTCATGTCGCTTGCGGTCCTGATCGAAACACTCGGACGACACGGCGTACCGTACGAGTCGTATTTCTATCTGACGACCTTTAAAGGCATCAATTTCGAAATCGGCATTCTTATCGATGGTCTCACCGCCGTCATGCTGATGGTCGTGACCACCGTCGCGTCGTGCGTTCACATTTACTCGCTCGGCTACATGAAGGACGATCCCCGCTTCAGCCGGTTCTTCAGCTACCTGTCGCTGTTCTGCTTCTCGATGCTGGGGCTGGTGCTCGCCAACAACTTCTTCATGATTTTCATCTTCTGGGAGCTGGTCGGTCTGACGAGCTACCTGCTGATCGGGTTCTGGTTTGAGAAGAAGTCCGCTTCCGATGCCGGCAAGAAGGCGTTTATCACGACCCGCATCGGCGATCTCGGGTTTATTGTCGGTCTGATGATGGTCGGCGCGTACGCCGGCACGTTCAACTACGGCGGCGTGTTCGAGAAAGCGTCGACCGGCCAGATTCCGACCGCGGTGCTGACCGTCATGGCCGCCTTCATCTTCTGCGGCGCGATCGGAAAGTCCGCCCAGTTCCCCCTGCATGTCTGGCTGCCGGATGCAATGGAGGGCCCCACCCCGGTCTCGGCGTTGATCCACGCGGCCACGATGGTGGCGGCCGGTGTATACCTGGTCGCTCGCTCGATGCACCTCTATGTCGGTGCGCCCGACGCCGCGATGTTTGTCGCGACGATCGGCCTGATAACCTCTTTTGTCGCGGCTACCATCGGGCTCGTCCAAAACGACATCAAACGCATCCTCGCATACTCGACTGTCAGCCAGCTCGGCTACATGATTATGGCGCTCGGTCTTTATGGGTACGATGTCGGTATGAATCCGCACGCTCATTCCGCCGGATTCTATGCCGGCACGTTTCATCTCATGACACACGCCTTTTTCAAAGGCCTGCTGTTCCTTGCTGCCGGGTCCGTGATCCATGCCGTCCACACGAACGACATCCAGGAGATGGGCGGCCTGCTCGGTAAGATGAAAACAACCAGCGTAACGTTTATTCTCGCGTCGCTCTCCATCGCCGGTATCTTCCCGCTGGCCGGGTTCTGGTCGAAGGATGAAATTGTCGCCACAACCCACGGTCATCCGATTTTCAACATCCTGACGCTCGTCATCGCTTTTATGACGTCGTTCTATATGTTCCGGCTGTGTTTCCTCACCTTTTTCGGCAAACCCCGCGACCATCATCGCCATGAACACGCCCATGAGTCCCCGCGGGTGATGACGTGGCCGCTTGCCTTCCTCGCCTTTCTGGCGGTAACGGCCGGGTGGGTCGGCATTCCGACCCTGCATGGATTCAGTTCGTTTGTATTCCACGGCGAACCGTACCACACCAGCTTCCACTGGGATGTGATGATCATCTCGACCATCGTCGCGGTTGGCGGCATCGGCCTGGCTTACCTGATCTATTACAAACAGGCAATCTCCGCCGATCGGCTCGCCGAACGGTTTCGTCCTATTCACACCTTCCTGTACAACAAGTGGTACTTCGACGAACTGTACTCACTCATCATCATCCGACCGATTCTGGCGTTCGGACGCTTTCTCTGGACTTTTGATGCGCGGATAGTCGACGGCGCCGTCAACGGCACGGCCTGGCTGACTATCGTCTGGTCTGATATCAAGATGTGGTTTGACACATGGATCATTGACGGCGCGGTGAACGGATCCGGCTGGCTGGTGCGCCAGGGCTCCGCCATGCTGCGGCTGATTCAGAACGGCGCGGTGCAGTATTACGCGCTGTTTATACTGGCCGGTGTACTCGTTTTTGTGGCCTACAAATATGAAGCGGTGCACGTCGCGCTCGATTGGCCGTGGCTGTCCATCATCATTGTCGTCGCCCTGATCGCTCTTTCGTTCATGGCGAAACGGTCGGCCGGCCGTGAGGCGGCCGCCGAAACACAAACGGAAAAGTAG
- the nuoK gene encoding NADH-quinone oxidoreductase subunit NuoK: MHHYLYLAAILFAIGLFGVITRRNVIGILMSLELMFNAVNINLVAFNKYMAGEPLAGQLFAIFIVVVAAAEATVGLAIVLLVYRNWRGVETDNFSVMKW; encoded by the coding sequence ATGCATCATTATCTCTATCTTGCCGCAATCCTCTTTGCGATCGGCCTGTTCGGCGTCATAACCCGACGCAACGTGATCGGGATCCTCATGTCGCTTGAACTGATGTTTAACGCCGTCAATATCAATCTCGTTGCCTTCAACAAATATATGGCCGGGGAACCGCTGGCCGGCCAGTTGTTCGCCATCTTCATCGTCGTCGTCGCCGCCGCCGAAGCTACCGTCGGCCTGGCCATCGTCCTGCTCGTCTATCGAAACTGGCGCGGCGTCGAAACCGACAACTTCAGCGTGATGAAGTGGTAG
- a CDS encoding NADH-quinone oxidoreductase subunit J translates to MDASVGPVFWIVAAVTILSAIAVVSLKNIFHCALFLILCLFSVAGIFILLHAEFLAAAQVLIYVGAVAILMIFAIMLTSNLASRTIKQVNRHALPALFACVLFVFVVIGLIYKSNVWNWAKQGLPDDNVLTIGKLLMTKYMLPFEVVSVLLLAALIGAVVLARGERS, encoded by the coding sequence ATGGATGCCTCCGTCGGTCCGGTGTTCTGGATTGTGGCGGCCGTCACCATCCTGTCGGCAATCGCCGTCGTATCTCTGAAAAATATCTTCCATTGCGCTTTGTTTCTGATCCTCTGCCTGTTTTCCGTCGCGGGGATTTTCATCCTGCTGCATGCGGAATTTCTCGCGGCCGCACAGGTCCTCATCTACGTCGGCGCCGTGGCGATACTGATGATCTTCGCCATCATGTTGACCTCCAATCTCGCTTCCCGAACGATCAAGCAGGTCAACCGGCACGCTCTGCCGGCCCTGTTTGCCTGTGTGCTCTTTGTCTTTGTCGTGATCGGTCTGATCTACAAGAGCAACGTCTGGAATTGGGCCAAGCAGGGACTGCCCGACGACAACGTCCTGACCATCGGAAAACTGCTGATGACGAAGTATATGCTTCCCTTTGAGGTCGTGTCGGTGCTGCTGCTGGCAGCCCTGATAGGCGCCGTTGTCCTCGCGCGGGGGGAGAGATCCTGA
- a CDS encoding 4Fe-4S binding protein → MGVLKDFFNLVKGMTITGKHLGRHAITIQYPEQKMQMFERSRGVVVLLSDKETGELNCTMCMLCMRACPTAAIQIDAPRDENKKRQLKSFVVDNTLCCYCGLCEEACNFSAIKLAPKYEFSTWNKEDLVWDTRKLQEMGRDVPYEDTRKKKPAAEKTTAKPAPKAPAEPIPADAAANPGQHGTPADTPAPRPDSDPAPDTTPSDDDKKGDA, encoded by the coding sequence ATGGGTGTCTTGAAAGACTTCTTCAATCTGGTCAAAGGGATGACGATCACCGGGAAACATCTCGGCCGTCACGCCATCACGATCCAGTATCCTGAACAGAAGATGCAGATGTTCGAACGCTCCCGCGGCGTCGTCGTGCTGCTGTCGGACAAGGAAACCGGCGAGTTGAACTGCACCATGTGCATGCTGTGCATGCGCGCCTGCCCGACCGCCGCGATTCAGATAGACGCTCCGCGCGACGAGAACAAAAAGCGCCAGCTCAAGTCATTCGTCGTCGACAACACCCTGTGCTGTTACTGCGGTCTGTGTGAAGAGGCGTGCAATTTCTCGGCCATCAAGCTGGCTCCCAAGTACGAATTCTCGACCTGGAACAAGGAAGACCTCGTCTGGGACACGAGGAAACTGCAGGAAATGGGTCGCGACGTTCCGTACGAAGACACGCGCAAGAAAAAACCGGCCGCTGAAAAGACGACCGCGAAGCCCGCCCCCAAAGCGCCGGCAGAGCCGATACCGGCCGACGCCGCGGCCAACCCCGGTCAGCACGGTACCCCGGCCGACACGCCCGCACCCCGGCCCGACAGCGATCCGGCGCCGGATACCACGCCCTCGGATGACGACAAGAAAGGAGACGCCTGA